From Punica granatum isolate Tunisia-2019 chromosome 1, ASM765513v2, whole genome shotgun sequence:
ATTTGAATGAGTAACTTTCcttttctaccaaaaaaaaaagttttcatagtatgaattttttccattcacaagagATCTTAGTTATGAAAATGATAACAaaaaagcatttttttttcacattttaataattttaatatgaacttttttccttaatttaaaaatgcacaaactttcgatttAACAATAATTCTAGCATGAAgtcaaatttttcattaattaggACGGAATCAATGCCACAGAGGGCGCTGGCGATTCTAATTGGGGGAAGAGGGCCGGTGACCCCAATCAGGGAGTGGTTGTCGGAATCAAGGCCTCTATCCCATGGAATCGAGAGAACCCTCAAAATGGAAATTCTCCTGATTCCAGCGAGTGGAACCACGACCTCAGCCATTACCCTCCAATTGGAGTCGTTGGCGCTCTCACCCCGATTAGGGTTGCTGGCGCCCGCTGTAGCCTTCATCCCgtccaaattaatgaaaaatttgatatcgtattagaattgttatcaaatcaaaagtttgtatatttttaaGTGACGAAAAAAGTTCGTGatataattgttaaaatgtgaaaagtttatctttttttttgttattaatccTAATGAAAATTACTCAATTACAATTCTAGAAGGGTAAAATTGTCAAAGAACTTCACGAACTCATGGGCAAAATGGTCAGTGCGACGCGAATTATTTTATCCGAAGTCTCtctcattctcactctctctcacgGAGCTTTGGTTATTTTTCCTGTTATCCAAACAGGGCGCTTCGAAGCATTCGGCAATGGCGCTCACCGTGTCGTCCCTCGCTTCCTCCCTctcctccctctctttctcctccCAGGTCTCCAGCAAGCCCACGGCCCTCTCCTTCCCCCGCTCGACACCCCTCTCCGTTTCGCTCCGGCACCGGCCGTCTTCCCTCTCGATCACCGCCACCGCCGCCGAGCTCGAGACCGCCGACCTCAAGAAGTACGTGAAGTCGCGCCTCCCAGGCGGGTTCGCCGCCCAGACTATTATCGGCACAGGTCGCCGGAAATCCGCCATTGCTAGGGTCGTCCTCCAGGAGGGCACCGGGAAAGTCATCATTAACAACCGTGACGCCAAGGTATTGCTAAAAACCTATCAGAGCTTAGCTAACTTTAAGGATGTGTTTAATCTACTCGAGAGTATGCAGAGAATAAGCATTTGCTTTAAGATTAACCATggattgataaaaaaattgagcATTTCATATTGAGCATATCTCATCCACTGTTAAGTGGGCAATTTATTACCCTATAAAGTTAATTGAGAATGTTAAGGTAGAAATTTAAGGCTAGTCGTAATTTATTCGCCGGAAAAGGGGATAAGTTTCGGTTCGATGCTTCCGGCCAGGGTTAGTTTTTGATGGGTTTAAGCTGTTTATTGAATGGGCAGGATGGGTAACTGTGTAGTGTTCAGTCGAGTGAAATGTCAAGTGTTTGAGTGATGGCGTGGCTAGAAATGATGTAGTCAATCATTTGATAACATTCTTATCAAATGGGAATCGCTCTTGCAAGCAGTGTTCGTGTAAAATAAATTGCAAGTGGAAGAAAATCTCATTTATTGGACTTTGATTTTAGTAGGGATTTTGTGTTACTTGCTGCTGTATGTCTGAACTCTTTGGACTCTTTAGATGCTTTGCTGTGGAGCGAAAGAATATCGCCTCAAATCGAGAATTTCTTCCAAATCATGAGAAATGAGCATGCATCTTTGTCTTAATTGGGGATCATGGATGTTTTGCAGGAGTATCTTCAAGGTAACCCATTGTGGCTTCAGTATGTGAAGGTCCCATTAGTGACCCTCGGCTATGAAAGCAGGTATGATGTGTTTGTGAAAGCTCATGGAGGTGGCCTCTCGGGTCAGGCTCAGGCAATTTCCCTTGGCGTTGCTCGTGCTTTGCTTAAGGTGAGCGAGGGCCACAAAGCACCTCTGAGAAAGGAAGGGCTCCTCACCAGGGACTCAAGGGTCGTCGAAAGGAAGAAACCCGGTCTCAAGAAAGCCCGTAAAGCTCCGCAATTTTCCAAGCGTTAAGGTTGGAATTTATGTGCCCTCatttgttgaaattttttgtgtTTTCCCTCACTTCGGGCGATGGTGAATGGTGGTCCTTTCCCGTGCACTGGCCCTTGTTTGTAGATCTGTGTGTTTCCATTTGTCTGAGAGATATAAGCCAATTTGTGCTGATGCCGTTAGTGGTTGGCAGATGATCAGTATAGATGCTCAAAGCATGCGCCAAATTCTATGTTATTTGATCTTAGAATATGTGGATTGGAAAACCAAATTCCTATTTTCGGAATTCATGAATGAAGGAAAGAAGGATGTGTAGTGGAGCTAGTATAAAGATCCTGATTTTGGTATTGTTTAATTGTAATTGCCGTGAGGCAAGCCGCGGATTTTACTTTCAGAGAACCCCACAGGTTCCAATTTTGAGGTTTAGGTGAGAAGCAGAGGATTAGTTGGCTAAATCTTCCATTTCAGAAACTGGGGTATTAAACTGATCTGATCACAGGCCAATCGTCAGTCAAATCCGTTCATTATGTATCCAAGAATCATCTTCTGCACTACAGTCTTCTTAGCCGTATTAGCAGTCATCCTCTTGACCCTCTTCTCACCGGTCGCCCATAGATCGAAGACTTCGAGAGGCCAGACGAGGCCTTGGCTGGCCCTCTCCCTCTACATCCAGCAGCCTCACAGCCCGAGCTTGCCATCACGGCCTCTAGGCCCGCTTGATGGGCCTGGGGCTCTCGTCTTCCACCGGACCCTGACTGAGGGCCCACACAACACCTCCCGGGTCGTTGGTCGGGCTCAGGGCTTCATCGTGCCGACCGAGGTGTTTGCGCACTCGGACTTCAACATCATCTATCTGACATTCGAGACTGCAGAGTACTCGGGCAGCATTAGCGTCCAGGCAAAGCATGCTGATGATGGGGACAGGGAGGAGGAGCTCACGGTGGTAGGCGGGACTGGCTCGTTCGCTTTTGCAAGGGGGAGGGCTGTTTTCGCCCAGACTGACCATGAGGTGACCGAGGCCGACACGGCTTACCATGTGAAGCTTCAGCTGCGGTTCCCTGACCGATCTCAGACTATACCGGGATGAGGTGCCGGGCCACCCGAGGCACATTGTACTACCAGTTTTTGCTACCCTTTCTTGAATCTCTTCTTTCCCTCTCTTCGATAATTAAAAATACATTACATACCTGGATTTTTCGAATAAACAGGAAGATAGAATGTAACTTGAGCCTTATCAAAAATTGATGCTGAATGAAATATATCTTACTGTAAATCGACTCTTATCTTACTCGAAAGCTTACTGACATGTTCATCTTCATAAGAAAGAGCTGATAATCGTAGAAATGGGTCGAAAGAGTTTCATATCCAAAAGAACTCTTTGGCCTGTTCAAATTTATCTACCAATCATCTTAAGCCTAATCCTGATAAATAATTCATGCTCAATAAGAGGCTCGTTGGTATCACGCCAACTCCTTTAGCAACATGAGAGGCATCCACCAACGTTACTGCAAATCCTGATAATAGAAAGATCTGGTCTGCGCGAAAGCACGAGTTTGATGAAGCTCAATTGCCAACCTATATGGCTTTTATGTTTGCTGCTGACGCGACCTTGATACGCTCGAAAAACCATAATGTTGAATTGTAATTATCCCAGCCTATCTAATGGTAACATATCCGTGAAAACCAATCAAATATTGCATATTGAGTCGGTTTGGCCAGCTCATATTGTTTACGGTATAGGATCCAGTATATATAGAACTGATTCCTGGATTTCAGGTCTGAAAACTTCAATGTGATGGAAGAGATGAACAGGGAGGAGGAGCTCACGGTGGGGGGCGAAACCGGATTGTTCGCTTTTGCAAGGAGAAGGGCAGTTTTCGCCCAGACTGACCGCAAGGAAACTGAGGCCGACATGGCTTATTATTTTGAGCTTCAGCTGCGGGTCCCTGACCTGTCTCAGACTATACCGGGATGAGGCATCTGTCCGGCTGAGACCCATTGAACTATCAgtttttcttccctttcttgAATCTCTCTTCCTTTCCTCTCTTCGATAATTCCGAATGTAATACGTACTGGGACATAGAATTCAACTGCTCAATGACATATTACATTAATAAATTGACTCGTGCCTGACTCAAACGATCACTGATGTTCATGTATATGTACCAATCGCCTCAAGCATATCCCTCATAAACAACTTCTGCTGGATTTGAGGCCGGTCGAAATTGCAACAGCTGCTTCAGGTGCTCGATCTGAGGCAAGTCGAGTCCTACACAACCATAAATCTTAGAAGGCCTCACTCGCATCTTAGAAGGCCTCACTCGTGGGGAGTGTTGGAGATATTCATTTATCATATTAGGAAATAGGATATTTGAAATAACCTCGTATCAAGGAATTAGGTTGATTGATCTCTTAGGATTTTTCAATATCTGATTTAAGTTTTATTAAGGTATTAcgatattatttatttcctaGTTCGGTTTCTTCTCGAGCTTATAAATAAGCCAGTCATTTTATGGTATTATGATGTTATGTATTCGAATACATAAAATGACCGGCCTATTTATAGTCTCGAGAAGAAATCAAACtaggaaataaataatatcgTAATACCATAATAAAACTTAAATCAGATATTGAAAACTCCTAAGATATCAATTAACCTAATTCATTGATACgatgttattttaaatattctatTTCCTAATATGATAAATTAATATCTGCTTTTAAGACAATAACAGATAAATGATGCAATcccatataaaataaatacgaGAGACGAATGTGACCAAATTGGTATCCACTCATTACGTTTTGGAAGAAACATTGGATAGTAAACATTTTGGTATGATGGAGGTGTACAAAGAAACAAAACAAACGGCTATAGCCGGCGTGTGCCCGATTGATGTTATACCAGCTCTTCCCTGGGAAAGCTACTGCCACCGAATCCAAGCTATTGTCGCCCAATATATAATGTCTTCAACATCACATTCAAGCTCAAGGTACTGAAGCTTGGGGGCATCAATGTTCAGCCGGTTTACGCCTTCCAGCAATTTCAGTTTCAGCATCTGCAGCAGAGGGCAGCTCGAAGATACGATGTTTGAGCTCGTGACGGGGGCACCTTAACATTTCGAAGCTCCAAGCTTGTCATGTTCTTGAACCCCTTAAATATAGCCGGAGGTCTTGGAGGACAGAAGGAAAGACTCAGATGCACCAGACTCTcacagagaaagagagaagacgGTATCCCGTATCTATGGTTCGGCATTTCGATCGACAATTCCTTGACGGAGGCACCCAACAGATGAAATACCCGGCGGCCCAGATCACTGGTGGCGCTAACACGCGGGTGAAGCAAGACGAACTTTTGTATGGGACCCGAGTGAAACAATAGGATCTGGTCCataattttcacaatttttttcctctaGGACGTTTTGTATAAACAACACATGAAGTCATTATCGAGCACGAGATCTGGGATTGTGGTCCATATGTATCTCCAGTTCCTCGACAGGATACTGGTTCGGACTGCATCTGCGAGAGGCAAAATGCGACAAAATCCGGTCTATCAGTTAGCTAGGAAGATCAATGATCCTGGCTACACCTTCCTCCTTGTTTTCAGAGGATACTCGAGTCCTCTTTTCCGCCAGTAACATTGAGTCGAATTCCATTTGGAATCCCCTTTAATATCAGAATTCAATTCAGTTTAGAAGAATTCAATCGAAATATGCTGTTTGGAttacaaaaatacaaaaattagATTGCAAGTGCAAAATTTGCATTGGATTTgatcaaaattcaattcaattggtTTCTTAATTTTAGATCACAAAAAGATTACTCATTCTAAAATacattccaaaaaaaatattattcagT
This genomic window contains:
- the LOC116192754 gene encoding dirigent protein 1, which gives rise to MYPRIIFCTTVFLAVLAVILLTLFSPVAHRSKTSRGQTRPWLALSLYIQQPHSPSLPSRPLGPLDGPGALVFHRTLTEGPHNTSRVVGRAQGFIVPTEVFAHSDFNIIYLTFETAEYSGSISVQAKHADDGDREEELTVVGGTGSFAFARGRAVFAQTDHEVTEADTAYHVKLQLRFPDRSQTIPG
- the LOC116192753 gene encoding 30S ribosomal protein S9, chloroplastic — its product is MALTVSSLASSLSSLSFSSQVSSKPTALSFPRSTPLSVSLRHRPSSLSITATAAELETADLKKYVKSRLPGGFAAQTIIGTGRRKSAIARVVLQEGTGKVIINNRDAKEYLQGNPLWLQYVKVPLVTLGYESRYDVFVKAHGGGLSGQAQAISLGVARALLKVSEGHKAPLRKEGLLTRDSRVVERKKPGLKKARKAPQFSKR